A DNA window from Vigna unguiculata cultivar IT97K-499-35 chromosome 10, ASM411807v1, whole genome shotgun sequence contains the following coding sequences:
- the LOC114167491 gene encoding transcription factor bHLH68-like isoform X1, which translates to MMAGNPNWWTTHPPSSFIPNQYLLGSSSIPFNSSTQNPDQPPHSLSQLLFTGLPGEEERVAFSHFQSKKLDEWNEHMLNPSPINPMVDVIKQEVSQSGSFFHQGHDQEFQVSGAPWSHMVPVSSSPRSSVVASFSSNNLLDFTYNKEDHRKNQLPPDHTSECNNNTTATAGVYKKTKSQPSSSQPPLKVRKEKLGDRITALHQLVSPFGKTDTASVLLEAIGYIRFLQGQIEALSSPYLGNGSKNMRNPQSQQVHGERNSVFPEDPGQLLNDNGLKRKGAPNQDGKDKAKDLRSRGLCLVPVSCTQHVGNENGADYWAPAYGSGF; encoded by the exons ATGATGGCTGGAAACCCTAACTGGTGGACTACGCATCCACCATCATCTTTCATCCCAAACCAGTATCTTCTTGGATCTTCTTCAATACCCTTCAATTCTTCCACACAAAACCCTGATCAACCCCCTCACTCATTGAGCCAACTTCTTTT CACTGGTTTACCAGGAGAGGAGGAGAGAGTGGCATTCAGTCATTTTCAATCAAAAAAATTGGATGAATGGAATGAACACATGCTTAATCCATCTCCCATAAATCCTATGGTTGATGTAATAAAGCAAGAGGTTTCCCAAAGTGGTAGCTTCTTTCACCAGGGACATGATCAGGAATTTCAGGTTTCTGGAGCACCTTGGTCACACATGGTGCCAGTTTCTTCTTCTCCTAGGTCTAGTGTTGTTGCTAGCTTCAGTAGTAATAATTTATTGGATTTCACTTATAACAAGGAAGATCATAGGAAGAACCAACTACCACCAGATCACACATCCGAG TGTAATAATAATACCACAGCAACTGCTGGAGTTTACAAGAAGACTAAGAGTCAACCATCTTCAAGCCAACCACCTCTCAAG GTGAGAAAGGAGAAGCTAGGAGATAGAATAACAGCTCTTCACCAGCTAGTTTCCCCATTCGGAAAG ACTGACACAGCTTCTGTCTTGTTAGAAGCCATTGGATACATAAGATTCCTTCAGGGTCAAATTGag GCACTGAGTTCTCCTTACTTGGGCAATGGATCAAAAAACATGAGGAATCCACAGTCT caACAGGTACATGGAGAAAGAAATTCTGTATTTCCTGAGGACCCCGGTCAG CTGTTGAATGACAATGGCCTGAAAAGAAAGGGAGCTCCAAACCAg GATGGAAAAGATAAGGCAAAGGACTTGAGGAGTAGAGGGTTGTGCTTGGTTCCTGTGTCTTGTACCCAACATGTTGGAAATGAAAATGGAGCTGATTACTGGGCACCAGCATATGGAAGTGGATTTTAA
- the LOC114167491 gene encoding transcription factor bHLH68-like isoform X2 — MMAGNPNWWTTHPPSSFIPNQYLLGSSSIPFNSSTQNPDQPPHSLSQLLFTGLPGEEERVAFSHFQSKKLDEWNEHMLNPSPINPMVDVIKQEVSQSGSFFHQGHDQEFQVSGAPWSHMVPVSSSPRSSVVASFSSNNLLDFTYNKEDHRKNQLPPDHTSECNNNTTATAGVYKKTKSQPSSSQPPLKVRKEKLGDRITALHQLVSPFGKTDTASVLLEAIGYIRFLQGQIEALSSPYLGNGSKNMRNPQSVHGERNSVFPEDPGQLLNDNGLKRKGAPNQDGKDKAKDLRSRGLCLVPVSCTQHVGNENGADYWAPAYGSGF, encoded by the exons ATGATGGCTGGAAACCCTAACTGGTGGACTACGCATCCACCATCATCTTTCATCCCAAACCAGTATCTTCTTGGATCTTCTTCAATACCCTTCAATTCTTCCACACAAAACCCTGATCAACCCCCTCACTCATTGAGCCAACTTCTTTT CACTGGTTTACCAGGAGAGGAGGAGAGAGTGGCATTCAGTCATTTTCAATCAAAAAAATTGGATGAATGGAATGAACACATGCTTAATCCATCTCCCATAAATCCTATGGTTGATGTAATAAAGCAAGAGGTTTCCCAAAGTGGTAGCTTCTTTCACCAGGGACATGATCAGGAATTTCAGGTTTCTGGAGCACCTTGGTCACACATGGTGCCAGTTTCTTCTTCTCCTAGGTCTAGTGTTGTTGCTAGCTTCAGTAGTAATAATTTATTGGATTTCACTTATAACAAGGAAGATCATAGGAAGAACCAACTACCACCAGATCACACATCCGAG TGTAATAATAATACCACAGCAACTGCTGGAGTTTACAAGAAGACTAAGAGTCAACCATCTTCAAGCCAACCACCTCTCAAG GTGAGAAAGGAGAAGCTAGGAGATAGAATAACAGCTCTTCACCAGCTAGTTTCCCCATTCGGAAAG ACTGACACAGCTTCTGTCTTGTTAGAAGCCATTGGATACATAAGATTCCTTCAGGGTCAAATTGag GCACTGAGTTCTCCTTACTTGGGCAATGGATCAAAAAACATGAGGAATCCACAGTCT GTACATGGAGAAAGAAATTCTGTATTTCCTGAGGACCCCGGTCAG CTGTTGAATGACAATGGCCTGAAAAGAAAGGGAGCTCCAAACCAg GATGGAAAAGATAAGGCAAAGGACTTGAGGAGTAGAGGGTTGTGCTTGGTTCCTGTGTCTTGTACCCAACATGTTGGAAATGAAAATGGAGCTGATTACTGGGCACCAGCATATGGAAGTGGATTTTAA